One window from the genome of Halococcus agarilyticus encodes:
- a CDS encoding type II glyceraldehyde-3-phosphate dehydrogenase, translating into MLTVGVNGYGTIGKRVADAVRAQPDMDVEGVAKTRPNFEAERAVAKGYPLYAAIEERADQFAEAGIDLAGMVEELVEAADVMVDATPSGIGAENKSLYEEHDTPALYQGGEDADLVDTSFNARANYADAAGADHVRVVSCNTTGLSRLVAPLEAEYGIEKVRATLVRRGGDPAQSGRGPINDILPNPRTLPSHHGPDVKTIFPDLAIDTLGLKVPATLMHTHSINVTLESDASADEVRDLLHDESRLFVIPERLDIDGAGALKEFALDADRPRGDLWENCIWGESITVEDDDLYLFQAIHQESDVVPENVDAIRAVAGTADAAESVATTDDALGMGF; encoded by the coding sequence ATGCTCACCGTCGGGGTCAACGGCTACGGCACCATCGGCAAGCGCGTCGCGGACGCGGTCCGTGCCCAGCCGGACATGGATGTCGAAGGAGTGGCGAAAACCCGCCCGAACTTCGAGGCCGAGCGCGCGGTCGCGAAGGGCTATCCGCTCTACGCCGCGATCGAGGAGCGCGCCGATCAGTTCGCGGAGGCGGGGATCGATCTCGCCGGGATGGTCGAGGAGTTGGTCGAGGCGGCGGACGTGATGGTCGACGCCACGCCGTCGGGGATCGGTGCGGAGAACAAGTCACTCTACGAAGAACACGACACGCCCGCGCTCTACCAGGGCGGCGAGGATGCGGATCTCGTGGATACGAGCTTCAACGCCCGCGCGAACTACGCCGACGCCGCCGGAGCCGATCACGTCCGCGTGGTCTCGTGTAACACCACGGGTCTCTCGCGGCTGGTCGCACCGCTCGAAGCGGAGTACGGCATCGAGAAGGTGCGCGCGACGCTCGTCCGACGCGGTGGCGATCCCGCCCAGAGCGGACGCGGCCCGATCAACGACATCCTGCCGAACCCGCGAACCCTGCCCTCCCACCACGGTCCCGACGTCAAGACGATCTTCCCCGACCTCGCGATCGATACCTTGGGGCTGAAAGTCCCGGCGACGCTGATGCACACCCACTCGATCAACGTCACGCTCGAATCCGACGCGAGCGCCGACGAAGTCCGTGACCTCCTCCACGACGAGTCCCGGCTGTTCGTGATCCCGGAGCGCCTGGACATCGACGGCGCTGGCGCGCTGAAGGAGTTCGCGCTCGACGCCGACCGACCGCGGGGCGACCTCTGGGAGAACTGCATCTGGGGCGAGTCGATCACCGTCGAGGACGACGATCTCTACCTGTTCCAGGCCATCCACCAGGAATCCGACGTCGTGCCCGAGAACGTCGACGCGATCCGCGCGGTGGCGGGCACCGCCGACGCCGCAGAGAGTGTCGCCACCACCGACGACGCGCTCGGCATGGGTTTCTGA
- a CDS encoding Hsp20/alpha crystallin family protein: MRPDDRDDRDPFGDIFDEIERMMNDMVGGDVNIQTDTVGSDPHVSVYEDEDRVRVVADLPGVDKDAIDLTCDGQRLTIDAASDRRETTERVQLPVRVDERSANATYNNGILEVVFERTDASADIDL, encoded by the coding sequence ATGCGCCCGGACGACCGCGACGATCGCGATCCCTTCGGGGACATCTTCGACGAGATCGAACGGATGATGAACGACATGGTCGGCGGCGACGTCAACATCCAGACCGACACCGTCGGCAGCGATCCCCACGTCAGCGTCTACGAGGACGAGGATCGCGTGCGCGTCGTCGCGGATCTCCCCGGAGTCGATAAAGACGCCATCGATCTCACCTGCGACGGCCAGCGGCTCACGATCGACGCCGCCAGCGACCGCCGCGAGACCACCGAGCGCGTCCAGCTTCCGGTTCGCGTCGACGAACGCTCCGCGAACGCGACCTACAACAACGGGATCCTCGAAGTCGTCTTCGAGCGGACCGACGCCTCCGCGGACATCGATCTGTAA
- a CDS encoding ABC transporter permease, with product MGEAGRGRVTTPRRWAGRLALPLGFALTLAVLVAIFYYPVGSVLVEAVMRSGRLTVAPLLDVLADPFYTGVAHHLFADPTSVPAGVLAWIRAGFPSVTFGLFGFTAYQALLSTTASVVVGLPGAYLLARYEFRGRRALRSLTILPFVLPSIMVAVGFLAMFGQTGVLNDVLGALGLGEVNLLFTLEIIVLAHAFYNAPLVTRLVTAAWETVDARRVETARALGASPLRAFQDVVAPQLLPALLTAALLTFVFTFLSFPIVLALGGLRLATVEVWLYARVQDLALAEAATLGTIETALSLGLTYLYLRYEARQTSARGGGAARPRQAFVQGWRTLRDPVRVGLGLYGLAVLILFVGPLASLVLESVTGPNGEFTTAYYEFLVRQQAATTAGTVKPLPAITNSLAFGLGTLVLAVPMGIVVSVVAVRGGAGSRLAETIMTAPLAVSGVVVGLGLLQTLVFGTEILGRRIVVSGAVAVVIAHAVAAYPFVTRNVTPALGGLDTQLLDAARSLGATRFRVLLDIELPLVAAAVLAGSAFAFAISIGEFDTTVLLAEGVSSYTMPVALERYIGNRSLGPSLGPATAMATVLLAVTAASFLVIERLGGRWES from the coding sequence GTGGGCGAGGCTGGTCGCGGGCGCGTGACGACGCCGCGGCGGTGGGCGGGTCGGCTCGCGCTGCCCCTCGGCTTCGCGCTGACGCTCGCCGTACTGGTCGCGATCTTCTACTATCCAGTCGGCAGCGTCCTCGTCGAGGCCGTGATGCGCAGCGGTCGGCTGACGGTCGCCCCGCTGCTCGACGTGCTCGCCGACCCGTTCTATACGGGGGTCGCCCACCACCTGTTCGCCGATCCGACGAGCGTGCCGGCCGGCGTGCTCGCGTGGATTCGGGCCGGGTTTCCGTCCGTGACGTTCGGACTCTTCGGGTTCACGGCCTACCAGGCGCTGCTCTCGACGACCGCGAGCGTCGTCGTCGGGCTGCCGGGGGCCTATCTGCTCGCGCGCTACGAGTTCCGTGGCCGGCGCGCGCTCCGCTCGCTCACCATCCTGCCGTTCGTGCTGCCGTCGATCATGGTCGCGGTCGGCTTTCTGGCGATGTTCGGCCAAACGGGGGTGCTCAACGACGTTCTCGGGGCGCTCGGGCTCGGCGAGGTGAACCTGCTGTTCACGCTCGAAATCATCGTGCTCGCGCACGCCTTCTACAACGCGCCGCTCGTGACCCGGCTCGTGACCGCCGCGTGGGAGACCGTCGATGCCCGCCGGGTCGAGACCGCACGGGCGCTCGGCGCGTCGCCCCTTCGGGCGTTTCAGGACGTCGTCGCGCCACAGCTCCTGCCCGCCCTCCTGACCGCGGCGCTGCTCACGTTCGTCTTTACTTTTCTGTCCTTTCCGATCGTGCTCGCGCTCGGCGGGCTCCGGCTCGCCACCGTCGAGGTCTGGCTCTACGCTCGGGTTCAGGACCTCGCGCTCGCCGAGGCCGCCACCCTCGGCACGATCGAGACCGCACTCTCGCTCGGGCTGACCTACCTCTACCTCCGCTACGAGGCGCGCCAGACGAGCGCGCGCGGCGGCGGAGCCGCCCGTCCACGACAGGCGTTCGTCCAAGGCTGGCGGACGCTCCGCGATCCCGTTCGGGTAGGGCTCGGACTCTATGGACTCGCCGTTCTGATCCTCTTCGTCGGCCCGCTGGCGAGCCTGGTGCTCGAAAGCGTGACCGGCCCCAACGGGGAGTTCACGACGGCGTACTACGAGTTCCTCGTCCGCCAGCAGGCCGCGACGACGGCCGGGACCGTCAAACCACTCCCCGCGATCACGAACTCGCTCGCCTTTGGGCTCGGCACGCTCGTCCTCGCGGTGCCGATGGGGATCGTGGTCTCGGTGGTGGCGGTGCGGGGCGGGGCCGGCTCGCGGCTCGCCGAAACGATCATGACCGCCCCGCTCGCGGTCAGCGGCGTCGTCGTCGGGCTCGGGCTGCTCCAGACCCTGGTCTTCGGCACCGAGATACTCGGCCGCCGGATCGTCGTGAGCGGTGCGGTCGCGGTCGTGATCGCCCACGCCGTCGCGGCCTACCCGTTCGTGACTCGTAACGTCACACCCGCACTCGGCGGCCTCGACACCCAACTCCTCGACGCCGCCCGGTCGCTCGGCGCGACCCGATTTCGAGTGCTGCTCGACATCGAGTTGCCCCTCGTCGCGGCGGCCGTGCTTGCCGGCAGCGCGTTCGCGTTCGCCATTTCGATCGGCGAGTTCGATACCACAGTGTTACTCGCGGAGGGCGTCAGTAGTTATACCATGCCGGTCGCACTCGAACGCTACATCGGCAACCGATCGCTCGGGCCGAGTCTCGGGCCGGCGACAGCGATGGCCACAGTGTTATTGGCCGTGACGGCCGCGAGCTTCCTCGTGATCGAACGCCTCGGCGGGCGGTGGGAGTCGTGA
- a CDS encoding type II toxin-antitoxin system VapC family toxin translates to MYADVDFWVALLKDDDWLAERAERYLETHRGELEVSLVTFVELFLIEERYGFDRDQAVLAILELAETNADVDVVFQASEYIDEGLNTFDAFHAALAGDAILSSDQAFDDIGIERLALETEE, encoded by the coding sequence ATGTACGCTGACGTCGACTTCTGGGTCGCCCTCCTGAAGGACGACGACTGGTTGGCCGAGCGCGCCGAACGATACCTCGAAACCCACCGCGGTGAACTCGAAGTCTCGCTCGTGACGTTCGTCGAACTGTTCCTCATCGAGGAGCGATACGGCTTCGACCGCGACCAAGCCGTCCTCGCCATCCTCGAACTGGCCGAGACGAACGCCGACGTGGACGTTGTGTTCCAGGCATCGGAGTACATCGACGAGGGGCTGAACACGTTCGACGCGTTCCACGCGGCGCTCGCGGGTGACGCGATCCTATCGAGCGACCAAGCGTTCGATGACATCGGTATCGAACGGCTTGCACTCGAAACTGAGGAATAG
- a CDS encoding aminopeptidase: MSRGSGGGEGEASLETAAETAVNQCLALRPNESCAVVTDDERRAIGEALYDAASDLTADSVLACYPPGEQHGTEPPAPVAAAMRGADVVLCPTTKSLSHTRARSRANEVGARVATLPGITEDVFRTGLDTDYREIERCCEEIHEVVADATEIRVTSPAGTDITFEPGDRPWLTDTGIVHEPGAMSNLPAGEVFVSPESADGTYVVDGTMMPHGLLDRDLEFAVEDGSITDISDDEIRDQIESAAEEVGDDAYNLAELGIGTNLAVTELVGSVLLDEKAAGTVHIAIGDDHGIGGDVEAPLHLDGILREPTVYADGEVIDLPSVER; encoded by the coding sequence ATGAGTCGGGGATCAGGAGGGGGAGAGGGCGAGGCATCGCTCGAAACGGCGGCCGAGACCGCCGTCAACCAGTGTCTCGCACTCAGACCGAACGAGTCGTGTGCGGTGGTCACCGACGACGAGCGCCGCGCGATCGGGGAGGCGCTGTACGACGCCGCGAGCGATCTGACCGCGGACAGCGTGCTCGCGTGTTACCCGCCGGGCGAACAGCACGGCACCGAACCGCCCGCGCCCGTCGCCGCCGCGATGCGGGGGGCCGACGTCGTGCTCTGCCCGACGACGAAGAGCTTGAGTCACACGCGGGCGCGCTCGCGAGCAAACGAGGTCGGCGCGCGGGTCGCCACTCTCCCGGGAATCACCGAGGACGTCTTTCGGACGGGGCTCGACACCGACTACCGCGAGATCGAGCGGTGCTGCGAGGAGATCCACGAGGTGGTCGCCGACGCGACCGAGATCCGGGTGACCTCGCCGGCGGGCACCGACATCACCTTCGAGCCAGGCGACCGACCGTGGCTCACCGACACCGGGATCGTCCACGAGCCGGGCGCGATGTCGAACCTGCCCGCGGGCGAGGTGTTCGTCAGCCCCGAATCCGCCGACGGAACGTACGTCGTCGACGGCACGATGATGCCCCACGGCCTGCTCGATCGCGACCTCGAATTCGCGGTCGAGGACGGCTCCATCACCGATATCTCCGACGACGAGATCCGCGATCAGATCGAGAGCGCGGCCGAGGAGGTGGGCGACGACGCCTACAACCTCGCTGAACTCGGCATCGGGACCAATCTCGCCGTCACGGAGCTCGTGGGGTCGGTCTTGCTCGACGAGAAGGCCGCTGGGACTGTGCATATCGCGATCGGCGACGACCACGGCATCGGCGGCGACGTCGAAGCGCCGCTCCATCTCGACGGGATCCTCCGCGAGCCGACCGTGTATGCGGATGGGGAGGTCATAGACCTCCCGTCAGTCGAACGGTAG
- a CDS encoding ABC transporter ATP-binding protein — protein MGVVTRSESDVEATDDRADPGVALDGVSVTFGGVTALRDASIAVGDGEFFTLVGPSGCGKTTTLRTIAGFETPASGSVQIGGQRVDDVPPEERDVGIVFQNYALFPHMSVRENVAYGLRFRDPPGDATTDERVDELLSLVDMAGMGDRDPEALSGGQAQRIALARAIAPGPELLLLDEPLSALDARLRERLRVTVRDIQQDLGITTVYVTHDQAEALAISDRVAVVNDGRIEQVDTPERLYREPASRFVAEFVGDNNLFDGEVSATQPPRARVDDHEVRLPKTADVMTGESVTLCVRPEAIRLSGGERSESSGSETTLTATVENGEFLGDAYRLHCTWNDRPLLVKTDARRPPDETIELGFDAADVHLLSGE, from the coding sequence GTGGGAGTCGTGACTCGATCCGAATCCGATGTCGAGGCGACCGACGACAGGGCGGACCCAGGCGTCGCGCTCGATGGCGTCAGCGTGACTTTCGGCGGCGTGACCGCGCTCCGAGACGCCTCGATCGCGGTCGGAGACGGCGAGTTCTTCACCCTCGTCGGGCCGTCGGGCTGCGGGAAAACCACGACCCTCCGTACCATTGCGGGGTTCGAGACACCCGCCTCGGGGAGCGTCCAAATCGGCGGCCAGCGAGTCGACGACGTTCCTCCCGAGGAGCGCGACGTCGGGATCGTCTTCCAGAACTACGCGCTCTTTCCCCACATGAGCGTGCGTGAGAACGTCGCGTACGGGCTCCGCTTTCGCGACCCGCCAGGCGACGCCACCACTGATGAACGGGTCGATGAACTCCTCTCGCTGGTCGACATGGCGGGGATGGGCGATCGCGACCCGGAAGCACTCTCTGGAGGACAGGCCCAGCGGATCGCGCTCGCGCGGGCGATCGCCCCCGGTCCCGAACTCCTCCTGCTCGACGAACCGCTCTCGGCGCTCGACGCACGCCTCCGCGAGCGCCTCCGGGTGACCGTCCGCGACATTCAGCAGGATCTCGGGATCACGACGGTGTACGTCACTCACGACCAGGCCGAGGCGCTCGCGATCAGCGATCGGGTCGCGGTCGTCAACGACGGCCGGATCGAGCAGGTCGACACGCCCGAACGGCTGTATCGTGAGCCCGCCTCGCGGTTCGTCGCGGAGTTCGTCGGCGACAACAACCTCTTCGACGGCGAGGTGTCCGCGACCCAACCGCCGCGCGCTCGCGTGGACGATCACGAGGTGCGACTCCCCAAAACTGCGGATGTGATGACTGGAGAATCGGTGACGCTCTGTGTTCGTCCCGAGGCGATCCGTCTCAGCGGAGGAGAGCGAAGCGAGTCCTCCGGAAGCGAGACGACGCTGACCGCGACCGTCGAGAACGGCGAGTTCCTCGGCGACGCCTACCGGCTCCACTGCACGTGGAACGATCGTCCACTACTCGTGAAAACCGACGCCAGGCGGCCGCCGGACGAAACGATCGAGTTGGGGTTCGACGCAGCCGACGTTCACCTGCTGTCCGGCGAGTGA
- a CDS encoding ATP-grasp domain-containing protein: MLSLAVATREETFERMGDPLADRGIDARHVQCEERTTHLTDPPTEFDGFDVGFVHPSRIMEGGVADALLDVPWVNDREAILTSRNKADVIARLARAGLPVPDTVLVSNPVDDAELEAVFERFDPPVVVKPNSTTRGTGVVKVGDLDSFLGVADYLALVHDYQATGDRSFLVQEYVPDAKDYRAMCIDGEYVGAVERRLPDPARSVGRWKHNVHRGAEAEGVDLADDLRDLAERTAEKLGIPWLGVDLLVTDDRAVVSETNARPTIDDETKYEPDFYDDLAALIEGQV; this comes from the coding sequence ATGCTGAGCCTCGCGGTCGCCACACGAGAGGAGACCTTCGAGCGGATGGGCGATCCGCTGGCCGATCGCGGGATCGACGCCCGACACGTCCAGTGCGAAGAGCGAACGACGCACCTTACCGATCCGCCCACCGAGTTCGACGGGTTCGACGTGGGGTTCGTCCATCCCTCGCGGATCATGGAGGGCGGGGTCGCCGACGCGCTGCTCGACGTGCCGTGGGTCAACGATCGCGAGGCCATCCTCACGTCCCGGAACAAGGCCGACGTCATCGCGCGGCTGGCTCGCGCCGGCCTCCCGGTCCCCGACACGGTGCTGGTCTCGAACCCCGTCGACGACGCCGAACTGGAGGCCGTCTTCGAGCGGTTCGATCCGCCGGTGGTGGTGAAACCGAACTCCACGACGCGCGGGACCGGGGTCGTGAAGGTCGGCGATCTCGATTCCTTTCTCGGAGTCGCGGACTACCTCGCGCTGGTGCATGACTACCAGGCGACCGGCGATCGGTCCTTCCTCGTCCAAGAGTACGTCCCGGACGCGAAGGACTACCGCGCGATGTGCATCGACGGCGAGTACGTCGGCGCGGTCGAGCGGCGGCTGCCCGACCCTGCACGCTCCGTGGGCCGCTGGAAGCACAACGTCCATCGTGGGGCCGAGGCCGAGGGCGTTGATCTCGCCGACGATCTCCGTGATCTCGCCGAGCGCACCGCCGAGAAGTTGGGGATTCCGTGGCTCGGGGTCGATCTGCTCGTGACCGACGATCGGGCGGTAGTTTCCGAAACCAACGCCCGGCCGACGATCGACGACGAGACGAAGTACGAACCCGACTTTTACGACGATCTCGCAGCGCTCATTGAGGGCCAGGTGTGA
- a CDS encoding AbrB/MazE/SpoVT family DNA-binding domain-containing protein: MGMDELATDERGRITIPKELRERFGERYRLVELRDGIKLLPQPEDPVRTLREAASEEFKQASMDELRDAGLDEAHDQTDEHVR; the protein is encoded by the coding sequence ATGGGAATGGATGAACTGGCGACCGACGAGCGCGGGCGCATCACGATCCCGAAGGAACTCCGCGAACGGTTCGGCGAGCGCTATCGTCTGGTCGAACTCCGAGATGGGATCAAACTCCTCCCGCAACCCGAGGACCCAGTGAGAACCCTCCGCGAGGCGGCGAGCGAGGAGTTCAAGCAGGCGTCGATGGACGAACTCCGCGACGCCGGGCTCGACGAGGCCCACGACCAGACGGACGAGCATGTACGCTGA
- a CDS encoding MATE family efflux transporter, with protein sequence MRADLIESERARRTTDLAWPRILTGIARMSKNAVDIAMVGVAVGSVGIAGVGFASPFWGLAFAAGGGIAAGTIALVSQRYGAKRLGAVDQAVRSSTAVVVALTLPLVAVFWLFAPDLVALLSNDAEAVALGATYLQIVAFGIPFAALNLVGSRIFIGVNDAQIPMVLRSGGAVANAVINAVLIFGLDLGVAGAALGTVLSNALVTGIFAVGLVTGRLPGLGELPVQIDPRGSYLADIRELVDIGAPVIGRNLVWTVAEFPMLAIVALFGPGVVAAYVIARRIWGLMNTPGWGFGLASSSLVGQELGNGHEETAEAYGREIVRFAVAVYLVSAAIVFVLAEPIVAAFAGGGSETVISVAVSLVSAACVAIVLQGVSGAAAGPLDASGDTGWPFYSQALGIFGVAIPLAYLGATTSLGLYGLYLAFLAETTVPAVLNYYRFATDKWKQVSRQHRPDAPA encoded by the coding sequence GTGCGTGCCGATCTCATCGAATCCGAGCGGGCACGCCGGACGACCGATCTCGCGTGGCCGCGCATTCTCACGGGTATCGCCCGGATGTCGAAGAACGCGGTCGACATCGCGATGGTCGGCGTCGCGGTCGGCTCGGTCGGCATCGCCGGCGTGGGCTTCGCGAGTCCCTTCTGGGGGCTCGCGTTCGCGGCCGGCGGCGGGATCGCCGCCGGAACGATCGCGCTGGTCTCCCAGCGCTACGGAGCCAAGCGCCTCGGCGCGGTCGACCAGGCCGTGCGATCGAGCACCGCCGTCGTGGTCGCGCTCACGCTGCCGCTCGTCGCGGTCTTCTGGCTCTTTGCACCGGATCTCGTCGCTCTCCTGAGCAACGACGCCGAGGCGGTCGCGCTCGGCGCGACCTACCTCCAAATCGTGGCGTTCGGGATCCCCTTTGCGGCGCTCAACCTCGTCGGCAGTCGGATATTCATCGGCGTCAACGACGCCCAGATACCGATGGTCCTCCGCTCCGGCGGCGCGGTCGCGAACGCCGTCATCAACGCCGTCCTGATCTTCGGCCTCGATCTCGGGGTCGCCGGCGCGGCGCTCGGCACCGTGCTCTCGAACGCGCTCGTGACCGGGATCTTCGCGGTGGGGCTCGTCACGGGTCGCCTCCCCGGTCTCGGCGAGCTCCCGGTCCAGATCGACCCGCGAGGCAGCTACCTCGCCGACATCCGCGAGCTCGTCGACATCGGGGCCCCCGTGATCGGCCGGAACCTCGTCTGGACGGTCGCGGAGTTCCCGATGCTCGCGATCGTCGCGCTGTTCGGGCCGGGGGTCGTGGCGGCGTACGTGATCGCGCGCCGGATCTGGGGGCTGATGAACACGCCCGGCTGGGGCTTCGGCCTCGCCTCCTCCAGCCTCGTCGGCCAGGAACTCGGCAACGGTCACGAGGAGACCGCGGAAGCCTACGGTCGGGAGATCGTCCGCTTCGCGGTCGCGGTCTACCTCGTCTCGGCCGCGATCGTCTTCGTGCTCGCCGAACCGATCGTCGCGGCCTTCGCGGGCGGCGGTTCCGAAACCGTGATCTCGGTCGCGGTGTCGCTGGTGTCGGCGGCCTGTGTCGCGATCGTCCTCCAGGGCGTTTCGGGAGCCGCCGCCGGCCCGCTCGACGCGAGCGGCGACACCGGCTGGCCGTTCTACAGCCAGGCGCTCGGGATCTTCGGCGTCGCCATCCCGCTCGCCTACCTCGGCGCGACGACCTCGCTCGGCCTCTACGGGCTGTACCTCGCCTTCCTCGCCGAGACGACGGTCCCGGCGGTGCTCAACTACTACCGCTTCGCCACCGACAAGTGGAAGCAGGTCAGCCGGCAGCATCGACCCGACGCCCCGGCCTGA
- a CDS encoding CBS domain-containing protein: protein MDDIFAGQLMTTDLYTVSPDTLVEEVAETMLDNEIGSVLVVDGDNQLLGIVTTTDYVGIVAESHPKAETTVERYMSTDVVTATPQDSIRDIADAMIEHGFHHVPVVSEPDGVIGMLTTSDLAGYISHVQTPSPS from the coding sequence ATGGACGATATTTTCGCGGGCCAGCTCATGACGACTGACCTGTACACAGTCAGTCCGGACACGCTCGTCGAGGAGGTGGCGGAGACGATGCTCGACAACGAGATCGGCTCGGTCCTCGTGGTCGACGGGGACAACCAGCTCCTGGGGATCGTCACCACCACCGATTACGTCGGGATCGTCGCCGAGAGCCACCCGAAGGCCGAGACCACGGTGGAGCGATACATGAGCACGGACGTCGTGACGGCCACGCCACAGGACTCGATCCGCGACATCGCGGACGCGATGATCGAACACGGGTTCCACCACGTCCCCGTCGTGAGCGAGCCCGACGGCGTCATCGGCATGCTCACGACGAGCGATCTTGCAGGGTATATCTCGCACGTCCAGACGCCGAGTCCCTCCTAA
- a CDS encoding 50S ribosomal protein L16: MAEKPASMYREISKPPYTRKEYITGIPGSKIAQHKMGDIRADPEDYPVQISLSVEEELQLRHGALESSRLSANRHLLKNLGEGNYKMILRKFPHHVLRENKQATGAGADRVSDGMRQAFGKPVGTAARVDAGERIFTIWCDVDQADVAKEALRRAYNKIGSPCDVTVERGEELLVA, encoded by the coding sequence ATGGCCGAGAAACCTGCCTCGATGTATCGGGAGATCTCGAAGCCCCCCTACACCCGCAAGGAGTACATCACCGGGATCCCCGGCTCGAAGATCGCACAGCACAAGATGGGCGACATCCGGGCCGATCCGGAGGACTACCCCGTCCAGATCAGCCTCTCGGTCGAGGAGGAGCTCCAGCTCCGCCACGGCGCGCTGGAGTCCTCGCGGCTGTCGGCCAACCGCCACCTGCTGAAGAACCTCGGGGAGGGCAACTACAAGATGATCCTCCGGAAGTTCCCCCACCACGTTCTCCGGGAGAACAAGCAGGCGACGGGCGCGGGCGCGGACCGTGTTTCCGACGGGATGCGCCAGGCGTTCGGCAAGCCCGTCGGCACCGCCGCGCGGGTCGACGCGGGCGAGCGCATCTTCACGATCTGGTGTGACGTCGACCAGGCTGACGTCGCGAAGGAAGCGCTCCGGCGCGCGTACAACAAGATCGGCTCGCCGTGTGACGTCACCGTCGAGCGCGGCGAGGAACTCCTCGTCGCCTGA
- a CDS encoding glutathione S-transferase family protein, producing the protein MNQLIDGEWVTDAYESTDDDGEFDRQETSFRNWIEADPDAEFPAEAGRYHLYVSLACPWAHRTLVTRALRGLEDVISVDVVDPYRDEDGWQFTPEREGATPDTVNGFDYLREAYVAADPEVTGRVTVPVLWDTQEGTIVNNESEEIVRMLDTAFEEFANDATLYPEGKRDEIDETIDAIYEPINNGVYRAGFAGTQDAYENAVSELFDALDHWEAVLDDQRYLCGDSLTEADVCMFTTLIRFDDVYHTHFKCNVRKIAEYPNLWNYLKELYQLPGVAATVNMDHITEHYYETHTDLNPKRIVAVGPNHDFGAEHDRERLAGGPPANLPPAVGSNKAD; encoded by the coding sequence GTGAACCAGCTCATCGACGGCGAGTGGGTGACGGACGCCTACGAATCCACGGACGACGACGGCGAGTTCGATAGACAGGAGACGAGCTTCCGGAACTGGATCGAGGCGGATCCCGACGCCGAGTTCCCGGCAGAGGCGGGACGCTATCACCTCTACGTCTCGCTGGCCTGCCCGTGGGCCCACCGGACGCTCGTGACGCGTGCGCTGCGCGGGCTCGAAGACGTGATCTCGGTCGACGTGGTCGACCCCTACCGGGACGAGGACGGCTGGCAGTTCACCCCCGAGCGCGAGGGCGCGACCCCCGACACCGTGAACGGGTTCGACTACCTCCGGGAGGCGTACGTCGCAGCCGATCCCGAGGTTACCGGCCGCGTGACGGTGCCCGTGCTCTGGGATACACAGGAAGGAACGATCGTCAACAACGAATCCGAGGAGATCGTGCGGATGCTCGACACCGCCTTCGAGGAGTTCGCGAACGACGCGACGCTCTACCCGGAAGGCAAGCGCGACGAGATCGACGAAACCATCGACGCGATCTACGAGCCGATCAACAACGGGGTCTATCGCGCGGGCTTCGCCGGCACCCAGGACGCCTACGAGAACGCCGTGTCCGAACTGTTCGACGCGCTCGATCACTGGGAGGCCGTGCTCGACGACCAGCGCTATCTCTGTGGCGATTCGCTCACCGAGGCCGACGTCTGCATGTTCACCACGCTGATCCGGTTCGACGACGTGTATCATACCCACTTCAAATGCAACGTCAGGAAGATCGCGGAGTATCCAAACCTCTGGAACTACCTGAAGGAGCTCTACCAGCTGCCCGGCGTGGCCGCAACGGTGAACATGGACCACATCACCGAGCACTACTACGAGACCCACACGGACCTGAACCCGAAACGGATCGTCGCGGTCGGACCGAACCACGACTTCGGCGCGGAACACGACCGCGAGCGGTTAGCCGGTGGGCCACCAGCCAATTTGCCTCCCGCCGTTGGATCAAACAAAGCGGACTGA